GTTCCGCGCAACGCAACAGAATAATTCCATCAAAATCTATAATTGCACCAATAATGCAGACTCCATAAGGTAACGTTCATTATAATTCCTACTTTCtaccaaataacttttgtgaaaacattttcttcgtaGCTTCCTTCCCTCATGGGGTATTTTACCATTTCGATGTAAAAGCAGAGCTGTaaagtaatgattattttgtaatttattacaatttggaacaattactttggaattagaaagtaattatttaaataattgttgattattatttttttagtaattatgcaataccttattcttaattactgagtaattcaattattttttaataattacttataactgcccagataataattaaaaggcGTCTCAAATCTAAAGTAGTTAAGTATacgtaaaagtaattaaaaagtaattataactaattttttaattactttcaagtaaTTGCAGTTACATGGacagtaattgttaaaagtaatgattGCTGACTtcttattacatttaattatttttaggtaTACTTAACTACTTTAGATTTGAGCAAAAgtaattcaaagtaatttcaaataattggaAGAcagtaatcattacttttaacaattactgtCCATGTAACTGCAATTACTTGAAAGTAGTTTAAAAAGtagttataattactttttaattaccttCTAGGTATTTTTGACTACTTTAGATTTGAGACGCCTTTTAATCACTTTCTGGGCcgttataagtaattattaagcAATGCATGGGATTACTGGTAGTAATTAAGTAATTGTAAATGCCATTACATGCGACAGAGTTATTGTAATggtaattattcaattacttgGTCAAGTAACCAGAtcgttttgtaattgtaattaagaatttacagctctgtttaaaagtatattCTAGTTCGAAGCGCGGTTTTTCACCATAACTTTGAGatttatttgaacgaaaattgtaataccttttgcaacaaaaattggaagacatatttatacatatctCATCTACTTTTTCATcggaaaaatgttataattggCGGTACAGCTAGCCgacataaataattgttttttaataaaattgtacgcCCATGATTCAGGCTGATCTTtatctaaaacaaaattgctCTATTATAATCTTAGCTGGGGAGGCCTAGTCCAACTTATTTCGAAGTACGCCGTTGAGTCGCcatcgaaacatttaaaatggtATCCAGGCTTGATAGTGGGCACGAACACGTTTATGTACAGGTTCGTAACGATcacgttacatttttttccgGCTGTTATTATGGACTTTGTTTCGAGACTTGCAGGTAGCAAACCGATGTAAGTATCCGTTCGTCCCAAAGCTGTGTGTTAACCGTAAACAACGTCTTAGAAATAACGTTAGTAAACAACGTTTCAGAAATATGAAAACTGCTAAAAATTTCGACAAGGTGGTGTCAGCCACGCAATACTTCAGCACAAACGAATGGAAATTTCATAGGAACAATATGCACGAACTGACAAAGAAAGTGAAAACGTTGAAGGACTCTAGTAATTTCAACACTGATATGGACAATCTTGATTGGAACACGTTTGTTTACAGTTATCTGTCAGGGATCAGgaagtatattttaaacgaaaatctaGAGGCTGCGGACACGTTTCGAAAACGATTGATAATGTACGTATAACAAGTAGAGATCACAGTTTTGAACGGGTATCAAAATCAGGGCCGGCGCAAGACCGGCAAAAggccccgcggtctacgaaaattactgaattaaaaggcaccgattttgattaactttttacagactgatgataccattaataaatggaagcaatttttgctgagatgcaagacatttttttagtagcgatgattaaattgaaaatagtgacaaaaatcattaaagtgttattattacatcttataaaaaatatatagcatttgaattcaggccccgcaaaatttttgaattcggCCCCGCAAAAAATCACGCCGGCGCTGATTAAAATATACGGGTACACGTGTTCCGTGTACtaactctttggggcacggtgggattaaaagtgtccgacctttttgatggaccgtaatcctacttcgaaattttgcaatagctgcatgtgtataggtgTGGTACCTttattagtaaaaatataacaattttgtttgatttaaaacgcaataaaattcctgtgcaacatgggtctattttatgacctgaattcctgtgccgcaaagagttaagggATTAAGAACAcgggtatttttaatacacaggTACCCGAGTGTCGAAATACGCTGACACCCGGatatcgaaatacacggatatccaggtacgtacacgtgcatcgaaatacacgaGTACGCATACATCGAGTTATCTATTGTTACCCGTGActtggatatttattttaactactaaataaagttttacaaattacactaaaaaaattaattctgttatatttattcttcttatgtttatattttttcatttatttattttactgcatatcaatttttccaaaattaataaggatcattattttagaataatagcatttttacataaaagtttgtatataaaaataattggatatTGTACCCGTATAATTCGATGTATGCGTGCCCGTGTCTTTCGATCCACGTATACGTACCTGGATATCCGTGTACTTCGATACCCGGGTacccgtgtattaaaaatacacggatTAAAAGACGGATCCATTAATTACCCGTGTACCCGGATATTTCGATACACGTGAAGTAGAGATCTCTAATAACAAGCATCGGTATAACGTAACGAACAAAGACAGGTTCGTTGGATTAATAGGAACTTTGATCATTTCAGATTGTACTGGATACATCGAATCATTCAAATATCGAGCATATTCACACTAGTGGTTATAATAAGGCGCATCTGCCACTGATCAcgacattcaattatttcattttcttgatTAGACACAGACGATTATCTTCCGAATCTGTTTCGACATTTTCCTCGTGTGATAGTCATTCTaactaatattaacaatttacaTGTATCATAACTTGCCGAGAAatacattatgtatttatttacgcACAATTTTCGGAAGGACAGAAAAGCATGCGACTCACCAACCGTTGTCTTGATATGGGACATCGTAGTGACTCTGCTGTTGCTGGTCATCGGAGTAATTGTCCTGTCGCTTACCATCGGATTAGCTCTGCATTATCCACGTTGAATATCGGAGTAGCTCTGCATTACCCACGTCGTACTACGGAGTTGATCTGCTCTATCTGCATCGAATTCGTAGTACTTCTGCTTGATGACACATAATATCTGcaacaaaagtttttaaaaattacagtagttacaatattaaatgtttgtaCAATAAAGGTGCGTaaatgctaaaaaaaaattatgtttctgatacatttaaaataaattataaaaatgtgtagcttcataaatatttcaagtttgtAGAAAGTGTAGTATGAGTAAATGTACATAAACTcactaaatttattaatttataattaatataagaaGAACTTGTGTAAATCTTCAAAATCTGATTTTGTATACAAAGGCATGTAAATgttgaaagaatgtttaagTTTGTATCTCATATGTTTCTAACGTATGTgtcataaattataaaactgtGTATCATCATAAATGGTCAAAGTTTCCATAAAATGTAgcataatgtaataaaaagaatccaagaaaaaattgtataaatttgcaaagttatacaatttatatgtatatacaaaagGGATCTAAATgttgaaagaatgtttaagTTTTTATCTTCTCTGTACAGTTGAATTTGTagcaaattataaaaatgtatatcgtcataaatgtttaaagtttaaagcATCTAGAAAATATAGTATACTGTAGTAAAAGTGCATCGTCTCATaagatttatcattttataataaatgtaagaataaattgtataaatttacaaagtCATAATTTATATGTGTATAACAAAGGTTTAACAATGATTAGACAACGATTAGATgtcgattaataaattatgcgtatctattaatttatagatCGCTACTCGTCACATCTGCTCACTCCGACTACCGCCAAAAGAAAGATGGCTTCTGCTTGCCTTTCGCGCCACCTCTTAGTCAGTCAAGAGTGCTCGGCCAATGAAATTTGAGTATGTAAATGAAACGATACGTGTGATTGGCTATcactttttaacattatttccGATCCTTTTGAAGCGATATTAAAGCTatgaaatgaagaagtaaGAACTAAAATCCcaaactaatatttaattcttccataatttattaatttatttactatgcATAATATTCCATTGATACCTATTCTTTTCGTAGTCCAAAAGAGTTTACCCTCGATGTATGACATGACATCAGAGATTATCATCGATTTGAATCGATAtcttaatttttgaataatacgATTATGCAATAtggaaatgtattttcatttataacaaatatctTCCATATCATAAAAagcaattttcattaaaagaacAGTCCTATTGTTTGCTTCTAATTACCGTGGAATCACTGGTCTTTTACGAACATTAGATTTTTCGTCTCTTTGTCTAAGCAATAATtatgtttgattaaaaatttaacgtgATAGAGCAATTCGTATAATATGAATATCCTAATTGAACAATATGATTAACTTTCATTTGTTGCagttgtttcatttattaattgtaaaatagttGGTCAAATATGCAGTCGATAAATCAGAACGCATTCGGTAAAAATTAGAATCTAATGTACGTCGAAAACtgagttatttattttgaaaataattaaaatttcgatcaATCTGGATTGATCTATGCACGGAAACAATTGCGAAGAGCAATATTACTGTcgattattaacaaaataactAAAGCTGatagaatgaataaaatgctTCACCTAAATTGTAAGATAcatagaaatgaaatacataGACATGTAGAATTGACTACATATTTGCAAatgttagaaataattaaacttcgAGGATAGATAGAGTatcttaaaattgtataatgaATATTGCATCTTCTTGAAACTCCTGACCGCATGGTGGCGTATGCAGGTGTATTGGTGTATTCATGTGAGTGTATGGATTCGTACGGCGGTTTTAGCGATGCCAATCGCATGTAAACTTTTCATCAATATAATGAGCACATGGAAATTGTTACAGCGTCGATGTTACGATCTACTTTCGTACAAATATTCACTAGTGGTGATATTGATGGCATTTACTTGTGTATTTATCGGTATCATTCATTTCGGAGAGGTTAGAGATCCACGATTTCTCGCTATTGTTTTGAACCAAAATTCGTATGTCTtgattgttgaaaatttgcatttcattGTTTCTCTTCGAATTGTTTCCACAAATCTGTCATCATAATTGGAAATGCACATATGGTTTACATAGAGCAATTTTAACTTGTTCGCTTACCAGTAATAATACACCTTAAAACACGAATGAATATTATactattctttatttaaatgtcacTGAAGACCATGTTGTGCGTATGAAAATcttcaaattgtaattatatgtaCTTTTACAGATATGGGTAGCTTGgagtaaagaaaaatacgaagctgtatttcattcttttaatgataatatatTAGGTATCTCTTTTCAAAAGAAACTATGTCAACATGTCCCAATAGATGTTGTATATACTTGGGTTAATGGCTCTGatccaatttttgtaaaaaacttaaaagaacATGTTCCTATTATGGATGTTAACACAGCAGCATCTAGGTACAGTGACAAAGATGAATTAAGATATTCATTGCGTTCGTTAGAAATGTATGCACCATGGGTTAGACATGTGTATATAGTTACCAATGGTCAAATACCGAGTTGGTTGGATATGGATAATCCTAGAGTTACTCTTATTACTCATgaagacatttttataaataaaagtgatcTTCCAACATTTTCTAGTCCTGCTATTGAAAGTCATATTCATaggtaatataatatttgccTGTTTCTTATCAGTTATTgttcattaatattcaatttgatacattcaattttacttcTGCAGAATTCCTGGAATTTCAGataagtttttatattttaatgatgaTGTAATGTTAGGAGCCGAAGCATGGCCAGAAGATTTCATTACTCAAGCGGGTGGCCAAAAAGTGTATCTTGCATGGTGGGTTCCTGATTGTTCTGATGTTTGTCCTTGGGCTTGGGTGGGTGATGGATCTTGTGATCCTGCTTGTAATACAACATTATGTGAATTTGATGGTAGTTACCAGTTTTTATCtatgtttttctattttcaattaataatttaataaacaagtattatGAGAAATCTGAATTAATAtcagttattattaatttataggGGGAGATTGTGATAGTACACCAGTTCCTACAGATAGTGAAGCACTCGATGAAGAAGATTATccacaaaagtttttacaagATGCTCAAGAGAATACTAATTATGGATTAAAATTCTTAgatgcattaaaaaataaaagcaaatcTCTATGGAAAAATACGGAAACGTTTACCCAACAAATATTGCCGAATGAATCTACGCACTTGTTGCtcaatgtaaataattctcatgattttaaaattgataaatatatagatcATGTTGAAAAGCTTTCTAATGAACGCGAAAATAATCAAATCGCGTCTACTCAAAGATCGATATTATCGAAAATGATACGTAAgatgaaatttcataattcaaattataccGAAAGACGCATGCAACTAAAacgttatttaaacaatgataacATAAATTTACCACAAATTAGCAGTACTATCAAGACTAATAATAAACCCAATTATTCCGATCAATGGAAGCTTAGAACTAGACAACTCGATACATACGCTGAATCTTTATTGTATGTGAACAGAATATATAACACGGCATACGGATTCGAACGTAGAAGAGTACCTGCTCATATGCCACATTTAATAGATAAATGGATCGCATCTGACATGCACAAAAAGTTTgaatacgaatttaaaaaaacgtcTAGTCACAAAGTTAGAAACTCAGAAGATATGCagtttgcattttcttatttttatttcttggcGAGCGAGAAGAGAAAAGTGCCAACGGAAGAGATATTCGATACATTCGACACGGACAAGTCCGggtataatattttacgaaatagCAATCATGtttttatcagtttttatttttaatttatcattagGTGTTATTAAAAGTTGAAGGctaatatttctattgttttCAGGACTTGGTCAGATAGAGAAATTAGAACACTTTTGTCCAGATTATATCCACTACCTCTTGATTATAGTCTAGTTGTAGAATTTGAAAACGCTATAACAAACTGTTCGAATCACgtaaaaatgtctaaaatcTCAAATCCACCACAGGGGGAAAGGTATTTGGATTCGTCTCTTGTAAGTATATGTATAGTGTTTTATCCGTTATAACTAATACTTAAATATGCATAAGATAATTATCTTTAAAGTACGAATAAAGTTATTGTACCTCACGATCGATTTACAGCCAATTGTATCTaaagaattaataacaaaatgtgAATCAATCTCGAGCAAAATTCAATCTAGATTCggcgaaaaaaaattttacccacatgaaataattaaagcaggaaaaaatgaaatatttgaaatgttgaCAAGCAATGTGTCTCTAACGGTTCAACTTTTAGATGAGATTCGCCGAGATCCAAAGTAAGTTACCCTATTAAGttttactaattattaatttaagaaacaaattaatcaattttaacaaattttagaaaattcatttgtttaaatgacGACATGGATCCTCTTCGACGTTCCGAAAACGAAATCGTTCGGGCATTATTGAACGATTTTTATCGCTCACTTTATCCATTGCGCAGCACATTCGAATTACCTTTACAATACCGAAATCTTTTCACTCATCGACATGAACTTTTCGAGTGGAGGGCTAATCGTGCGAAAGCTCGAAACTTATTATTGTGTCTTATCGTTTTACTTCTTCTTACGACATTTTACCATTTGTTTTACAATCAAATGCGGCGAGTATTCAGAATGCGAGCATTGCCCACTCTCCTCATTTAAAAAGAGACTAAATCTGAATGTATGAATAGACTTACGAAAAATACATCGTCATCTAACGCGGTGATGTAAGCTGGACagcgttttctaaaaaattaattgataatctGGTTGTGTAGGTAAAACTTTATAGACATCATTTCCTTACATAGCGttactatatttaaatattattcgtattttaatattttttctgctgTGTGGTTTTAGCAATAACTTATATGATAACATAATGTTTGACTAAGgtgattttcatattttatttatgtaaaaagtaTGAATCATTGTGTTCTACTAACTTTTTGTTGGATTTAATAAGTAGAATTAAAATGACGGTAGCGTTTAAATCATGAAGTCTAAATGTAGAtgtgaaaatagaattatgaAGAATATATCGTTATCTTCCGCGATAATATAGCAGGGcagcgtttaaaaaattttgtatataaaacttTATACGCATCGtttctttacaaaatgttactatttttacaaatcatatgtatgtattttctttGTCAGTTGTCTATAACGATATTAACATGACTTTAAATAACTAATTATTATGATCATTCTTCatacattatttatgtaaGAATAATAGATCATTGCGATGAATTAGCTCTTCTTTTGTAGGAGTCGATGTAAAAAGATCGCTGTAGGTGtttaatatcatattttaaaattaagtaaaatattcCTGTGATATTGACTAAGCattgctgtttttttttgtgacaAAATGGAAGCGCGGATTTGACAAAGTTtactacaaaataattgtacaatcgTGAATTTATTAGCTATAGATTTTAAATAAGTGATAGAACTGGTCactgttatatattttttatttaatatttagtttaattattttttttctggtgcgcattaaaatattctactagaaaaaaattcgtcCACTCGACAAATTGTTAAAGACTTATTATATACCAAACTTGtacttattaaaatattctaagtATAATCGATAAAAAGTGTCAATACACCGAATGTCTTTTCAAATTcaacatttgtatttattttgtttacaaagtcATGTACATAACTTCCTCTAATAAAGTGGTACAGTACCTCTACGACTGAAATGTATCTATCGCGGTACAGTTAGGGCATATAACTATCACTAAATGTGAATTAAATAACTGCTCACAATAAtgttatgataataatatcatttaagTATGCTAATCCTGTGTACggtattgtacattttatatttgactattctgtataatattacgttaataaaaagtacaagtGTCAAATAAAATCGGGAACCTTAAAAATAAGCGAAgtataatgttattatacaataatgttATTATCATATTGTGTATTTCTTATTTCCCTATGCTATGTTATCTGTATTCTGAGAATTATAACAATATGTTCCACATCCATTAATCATGAATGGCTTAACAATCAACGCGTGACTTTAAACATTGTAAACAAAACgctattttacatatttttaagcattctaatttttatagacgtttaaagtaattacatttttccctAAAAAAACGACATAACGGAAATTCGCAGCTTATAACAATTCATTTATCGGTTCGTCATGATTCCGATATTTGTCTGTCTAAAGGAGGACAATTCATATGCCGCAGATTTCGTGGACCAACCATACCTTCTTGCATCCTTGCACATTCGCTCATCCATATCGCGACACTGGCAACTTCTTCAGCTGAAAGACGAGGTCCAATGCCTAAACAATTCAAAacgattaaattatacatatacatacagagTGTTTCAGTTAAAATCACCACCCTAAATATCTCTATTACTTtaaacgatacaaaaaaattgtttggatAAACACTTATCAGTTTCAAAGGGACAATATTACTATCCACGCgaaaagtatttcaaagtcatattttatttcgattattgTATCTAATAAAGAGACCAATTCaaacatatacagggtgtctcattataatctttccacgcgattatctcgcaaaatattcatcattcaaaaaaaatgtttaaacgaaacatgctCTATCTGAAGGGGGACATTCAATGGTGTAcactatcttttttttctagatGGAGGCGCCTCCGATATTTGAAGAtcacctttgtttttttaaatgaaaatgtagtTTTTTTTCATGCTAGACATACAGCTTAtctcaagacgaattcattgacctatattatgttgaccttgaaatgTCATTCAAGGTCATTTCCATGGTTTAAAGTTTTCTTATTCTGGTGGCCAGTGTAATGTCTTCTAAAAGGATTTGCAACTCattacgaagaaaattattgtattgttGTCCAGTTAGTGTACCACCAACAACTTTAGTGTATGGATCCACTAAATAGCCACCAGTAATCCCACACCAAACATTTAGAGACCATTGACGCTGACGTTCAATTGCTCGATGCCAGTGAGGGTTTTCATCACACCAATAGTGGAAATTGTGACGATTCATTTCTTCTGTGTTTTTGAAAGTTGCTTCATCCGAAAATAGCAcataggagaaaaataaaggatcACGCGTTATCCTACGCTGAGACCATTGACAAAATCTCAATCTGGCACCATAATTGGCAGCACGTACTGGTTGATGTAAAGAAATGTGATACGGGTGAAAATGATGTCGTCGAAGGATTCTTGACACCATAGATCGTGATACGCTGGACGTGCagtgaagaagaaaactttaagcCATGGAAATGACTTTGAATGAcatttcaaggtcaacatAATATAGGTCAATGAATTCGTTTTGAGATAAGCTATGTGTCTAACGTGAAAAAACTacgtttccattaaaaaaaataaaagtgaccTTCAATTTTCGGAGGCGCCTCCGCCTAGAAAAAAACAGTGTACACCATTGTATGTCCCCCTTCAGATAAagcatgtttcgtttaaacatttttttcgaatgatgaatattttgtgagataatcgcgtggaaagattataatgagacaccctgtataatatatcgagatatttgaatttttgttttatcagcTACAATATTACAAGATATTATAGATGCCAATATTGTTCCTTCGAAGTTGCTAAGTTTGTTATCAGAACAATTCTTTGTATCGTTTAAAGCAACAAAGATATTTAGAATGGTCACCTTAACAGCctgcatataaaaaaatgttatttaataacttgTTAATTCTTCTCTTAGTTCTCACCAGGGATATTCGGACGATACTTGAGCAACTTCGCGTtcaggattttcttttttcttctctcgctGGACGCTTTACGCTCTGCGCTGCGAACGCTCTGATCTTTACTGGCATTTCCATCAGGTGTACTGCTGCCAGAGGGATTTTCACTTTTGTTCGACTTCTTCTCGTCGCTCGATCGAAATCTTCTGCTCAGTTCAACATCTGCGCCGGAAGTTTCATTGTTACCATCCACTTTCAAAGTTCCTTCGCTGGAAGAATCCTGCTCCATTTTATCGTAGAGCATTTTTCTTCGACTGGTGTAACTCTCGCCCAATTGTGGCGTTATATcagctgaaaaaaaaaaatatgggaACAATATCGTGTACGCGTCTCTGGAAAGAGAATACGAGAACATTGTAACTTGGAAAAGCAGTTTACttctcgacgaatcgacgTCTTCCTTCGACACCATCTCCAAATCCAAATTGACGTCCGCTTCGGTGTCTTGACTCGCAATTGAGCAAACACGATCCACGGAAAACCTGTCCTCGCTGTGTTCTTGGCTCGCCAGTGATCTAGAGTCGTTCGATTCGCGGCATATGATGAATTCCGTCGGATCCTCGTCCGAGGAGTCTCTTTCACCACCGTCGCATCGAAGTCCTGCCAAATACCTAGACATTTGATGGAatcgtcgaaattaaaatttgtatttcgcAAAAGAGGATTTAGAATTTCGGTTTTAGGCAAAGGAGGATCTTGGTGAAGATATTTAGGGTGATCACCTTGATGGGactccaattaaaaaaaagaaaaacgttatAGGAAAATATCTTGACGGACCTTCCACTTTGAACGCGTGCAAATCATTATAGAAAtctatattaaacaatttttttttcgaacacAATTGATTCAATACAACATCTGTTTGCTGGCGTTTATCtatagtaatattataaagaggtaaaattaaaaatactgaaCCGATTCTAGAAACGTTTTCAGTAATAGAGAACTACACTATCCCTTAGTAACATAggctatattttattgtgataaaaataaagtttcagttcgaaatctcaatatttgtaaatgaagTTATCTCAGATATGAATTGAAACATCTGTCTGTCACGAAAAACAAAGGATTCCTAAAGGAACACGCGTTTGAGCTTGAACAGTCAGTCGAACCACGGGTGCAGTTAGTCACACATAAATTGagcaatgaaaaaataattatttatttagaatttttaaataaaacagcgTCGCTGGTGATATCACACGACAAGCATGACGTTTAATCATTTCAGCGAAATCTCTCGAAAACATTACCCAGCTCACCCATATATCTCCATGAACAGTGTGACAGGGACCATAGCTGACCCACCTTCGGGCTCGTGAGTGAATAAATCGCAAATCATGATCATCGTTTCGAAGAGACTCGACCCTAGAAGACCCACTGCTATAGCTAGGAATTTTTTCACCTGACACCTTCGTCGGAATTTTCCAATCATCATGATCAAGTTCAAATCTCGTCGATCCAAGCATAAACAGTCCCAGCGACGTAGAATCATCTCCAGGGGCAACGATTTGTTGTAATCTACcgaaaagatatttaaaatcgtGAAAGATATGACATAAGTGTTAAAAGTTCTATGGTTTCATTATTCCGTGTAACAATTTCCTAAGGACAACGATTAAAAAGCAACGAATTCACTGTGCAACAAAGCaatcattcaaattcattctTCTAGGCTGTGCGaagcatatttaaaaataaaacaataaggagtttttaaaaagtatacaatGGCAGAAAATATGCTTtctaaaacatcaaatttaaaacttaatatttaaagagtACAAAGTGATTTAACGATATATGTTTAAGTGTTGTGAAATTGGTATATTCAATGTTAGTGGCTAGGACAaaggtttatttatttaaatatagacTTCCCCGTTAAGGGAGGAGTCTGgaccagctaatgtatttttctaatgcatataatttctagatataattaatttttgttattgaaacttttattacatataaagggacgttcaaagaagaaaatttgacagtgtagatttaatttgaatgtatacatatatatatagatatagtagtcgcaacgaaaggattcggtcaaaacggtgggacgcatagctcatcgaatttttattcgattcacttgattcaacgTTTAAATCgaaggtaattaagtttatatgctaatgaacctcgactcttaatgaattattattatagcataaatttattgcaaaataacggccgacaagtatcgttcattttcatgtcTTTTGCCAccgtttttgcaattaacaattttttttgcaaattgaggttcatacgcattttacgtacctactaaagaaaaaaattttcccAGGGGTCCACGTatcccaccgttttgaccgaattctttccttgcgactactatatctatgtatacagt
The sequence above is drawn from the Hylaeus volcanicus isolate JK05 chromosome 2, UHH_iyHylVolc1.0_haploid, whole genome shotgun sequence genome and encodes:
- the LOC128872145 gene encoding uncharacterized protein LOC128872145 isoform X2; the protein is MSVVEQSVASQGIIVPPSLPIILKQFCKAAIRTQPYDLLKWSSSYFRALADGEEPPTKLRLEYPPPSTASGLTFGFLRILLRQFGDYNKSLPLEMILRRWDCLCLDRRDLNLIMMIGKFRRRCQVKKFLAIAVGLLGSSLFETMIMICDLFTHEPEGGSAMVPVTLFMEIYGYLAGLRCDGGERDSSDEDPTEFIICRESNDSRSLASQEHSEDRFSVDRVCSIASQDTEADVNLDLEMVSKEDVDSSRTDITPQLGESYTSRRKMLYDKMEQDSSSEGTLKVDGNNETSGADVELSRRFRSSDEKKSNKSENPSGSSTPDGNASKDQSVRSAERKASSERRKKKILNAKLLKYRPNIPGIGPRLSAEEVASVAIWMSECARMQEGMVGPRNLRHMNCPPLDRQISES
- the LOC128872145 gene encoding uncharacterized protein LOC128872145 isoform X3, which translates into the protein MILRRWDCLCLDRRDLNLIMMIGKFRRRCQVKKFLAIAVGLLGSSLFETMIMICDLFTHEPEGGSAMVPVTLFMEIYGYLAGLRCDGGERDSSDEDPTEFIICRESNDSRSLASQEHSEDRFSVDRVCSIASQDTEADVNLDLEMVSKEDVDSSRSKLLFQVTMFSYSLSRDAYTILFPYFFFSADITPQLGESYTSRRKMLYDKMEQDSSSEGTLKVDGNNETSGADVELSRRFRSSDEKKSNKSENPSGSSTPDGNASKDQSVRSAERKASSERRKKKILNAKLLKYRPNIPGIGPRLSAEEVASVAIWMSECARMQEGMVGPRNLRHMNCPPLDRQISES
- the LOC128872145 gene encoding uncharacterized protein LOC128872145 isoform X1, with amino-acid sequence MSVVEQSVASQGIIVPPSLPIILKQFCKAAIRTQPYDLLKWSSSYFRALADGEEPPTKLRLEYPPPSTASGLTFGFLRILLRQFGDYNKSLPLEMILRRWDCLCLDRRDLNLIMMIGKFRRRCQVKKFLAIAVGLLGSSLFETMIMICDLFTHEPEGGSAMVPVTLFMEIYGYLAGLRCDGGERDSSDEDPTEFIICRESNDSRSLASQEHSEDRFSVDRVCSIASQDTEADVNLDLEMVSKEDVDSSRSKLLFQVTMFSYSLSRDAYTILFPYFFFSADITPQLGESYTSRRKMLYDKMEQDSSSEGTLKVDGNNETSGADVELSRRFRSSDEKKSNKSENPSGSSTPDGNASKDQSVRSAERKASSERRKKKILNAKLLKYRPNIPGIGPRLSAEEVASVAIWMSECARMQEGMVGPRNLRHMNCPPLDRQISES